One segment of Panthera uncia isolate 11264 chromosome A3 unlocalized genomic scaffold, Puncia_PCG_1.0 HiC_scaffold_12, whole genome shotgun sequence DNA contains the following:
- the CMPK2 gene encoding UMP-CMP kinase 2, mitochondrial, whose product HLLGARLDPRVAALLGPPGRSYSLCVPEAPGGGCAARVRAARLHQRLLHQLRRDPLRRCQLRRLLCYGPGGGAGGVQRGFLLRDPGDSPDTRRALFSLLGDAPGGPRLGEFVGDAHQQVWQSLWELRDGAEWRQVGPRERVLAAPEPALHPVVPDLPSSGVFPHREAARAVLEACIPFIPEAQAVLDLVDQLPEQVHKGKFPVIAFEGLDATGKTTVTQSVSDTLGAVLLKSPPACISQWRKIFDDEPTIIRRAFYSLGNYIVASEIAKESTKSPVIIDRYWHSTATYAIATEVTGGLQYLPPVHHPIYQWPRDLLRPDLVLLLTVSPKKRMQRIEGRGVERTREEAELEADGTFRQKVEVSYQRMENPACHVVDASPSREKVLQTVLGIIQNNFS is encoded by the exons cacctGCTGGGCGCGCGCCTCGACCCCCGCGTGGCCGCGCTCCTGGGCCCGCCCGGCCGCAGCTACTCGCTGTGCGTGCCCGAGGCGCCGGGCGGCGGCTGCGCGGCCCGGGTGCGGGCGGCCCGGCTGCACCAGCGCCTGCTGCACCAGCTGCGCCGCGACCCCCTGCGGCGGTGCCAGCTGCGCCGGCTGCTGTGCTACGGCCccggcggcggcgcgggcggcgTGCAGCGCGGCTTCCTGCTCCGCGACCCCGGCGACAGCCCCGACACCCGGCGCGCGCTCTTCTCGCTGCTCGGCGACGCCCCGGGGGGCCCGCGCCTGGGCGAGTTCGTGGGCGACGCGCACCAGCAGGTGTGGCAGAGCCTGTGGGAGCTGCGGGACGGGGCGGAGTGGCGGCAGGTGGGCCCCCGCGAGCGCGTCCTGGCCGCCCCGGAGCCCGCCCTGCACCCGGTGGTGCCTGACCTGCCCAGCTCCGGGGTCTTCCCGCACCGGGAGGCCGCCCGCGCCGTTCTGGAGGCG TGTATACCCTTCATTCCTGAGGCCCAAGCAGTGCTCGACCTGGTTGACCAGTTGCCGGAACAAGTCCACAAAGGGAAGTTCCCGGTCATTGCTTTTGAAGGACTGGATGCCACAG GTAAAACCACTGTGACCCAGTCAGTTTCAGACACACTCGGGGCTGTCCTCTTAAAGTCGCCACCTGCTTGCATCAGCCAGTGGAGGAAAATCTTTGATGATGAGCCAACTATCATTAGGAGAGCTTTTTATTCTTTGGGCAATTATATTGTGGCTTCTGAAATAGccaaagaatctacaaaatcTCCTGTGATTATAGACAG GTACTGGCACAGCACGGCCACCTACGCCATTGCCACCGAGGTGACCGGGGGGCTCCAGTACCTGCCCCCGGTCCATCACCCTATATACCAGTGGCCCAGGGACCTGCTCAGACCCGACCTGGTCCTGCTGCTCACAGTGAGCCCCAAGAAGAGGATGCAGAGAATTGAGGGCCGGGGCGTGGAGCGGACCAGAGAGGAAGCTGAACTGGAGGCCGACGGCACGTTTCGTCAAAA GGTAGAAGTGTCCTATCAGCGGATGGAGAACCCCGCCTGCCACGTGGTCGATGCTAGTCCCTCGAGAGAGAAAGTCCTCCAGACGGTTTTAGGcataatccaaaataattttaGCTAA